Proteins encoded within one genomic window of Prinia subflava isolate CZ2003 ecotype Zambia unplaced genomic scaffold, Cam_Psub_1.2 scaffold_53_NEW, whole genome shotgun sequence:
- the ANKRD33 gene encoding photoreceptor ankyrin repeat protein — MTDACSGAERAAAPTSSLDASDPELHYEEEEEEEEDVSSGPSEPSDTSSIFSDDSVYPCYEVSPEAGGAGFLSLYQCCARNDAKLVWERLERGVSRSEATELDINGRNGLMVACSKGFVDIVPLLQKCPYINVNQQDNDGNTALMMAAQAGHITIVNYLLNYYPALEVDRRDPRGLTALMKAAVQGRQDCVTALLLAGADLQAVDAVKGKTAREWANFTGRFETTVRIRTLLRRPRAEQFGAQYQPEWPALAELVAKALSPKSRSQRLSEKIRSIFTFNIPRNPEEDGVMDHMVRMTTSLASPFVATACQTVCPDSPPEVGKRRLSVPEILGQHVPDPDEESGASSRPSTGGSSCNGQAVSEVRLLPPRPPRRRLLGFLPLWLRRGNSIFPGEPVPKIKVSKTSGSSAGERKPRVKDKHLLQPPQWRYKALKEEKKAAEEAKKGEKEKEKEKKKKKKKKG; from the exons ATGACAGATGCCTGCAGTGGAGCAGAacgtgctgcagctcccacttcCAGCCTGGATGCCTCCGACCCGGAGCTGCACtatgaggaggaggaggaggaggaggaggatgtgtcATCGGGACCCTCAGAGCCCTCGGACAccagcagcatcttctctgATGACTCTGTGTACCCGTGCTATGAGGTGTCCCCAGAGGCCGGCGGTGCCGGGTTCCTCAGTCTCTACCAGTGCTGTGCCAGGAACGATGCCAAGCTGgtgtgggagaggctggagcgTGGGGTGAGCCGCAGCGAGGCCACGGAGCTGGACATCAACGGGAGG AACGGGCTGATGGTCGCCTGCTCCAAGGGCTTCGTGGACATTGTGCCGCTGCTGCAGAAGTGTCCCTACATCAACGTCAACCAGCAGGACAACGATGGCAACACGGCCCTCATGATGGCTGCCCAGGCAG GACACATCACCATCGTCAACTACCTCCTCAACTACTACCCCGCCCTGGAGGTGGACCGGCGCGACCCGCGGGGGCTGACGGCGCTGATGAAGGCGGCGGTGCAGGGGAGGCAGGACTGCGTCACCGCGCTGCTGCTGGCGG GAGCCGACCTGCAGGCAGTGGATGCCGTGAAGGGGAAGACAGCCCGGGAATGGGCGAATTTCACCGGGCGCTTCGAGACCACCGTGCGCATCCGGACCCTGCTGCGCCGCCCGCGCGCCGAGCAGTTCGGAGCCCAGTACCAGCCCGAGTGGCCGGCCCTGGCCGAGCTGGTGGCCAAAGCCCTGAGCCCCAAATCCAGGAGCCAGAGGCTGTCGGAGAAGATCCGATCCATTTTCACCTTCAACATCCCCCGCAACCCCGAGGAGGACGGCGTGATGGACCACATGGTGAGGATGACCACGTCCCTCGCCAGCCCGTTCGTGGCCACCGCTTGCCAAACCGTGTGCCCCGACAGCCCGCCCGAGGTGGGAAAACGCCGGCTGTCGGTGCCGGAGATCCTCGGGCAGCACGTGCCGGACCCGGACGAGGAGTCAGGAGCCTCCTCTCGCCCCAGCACCGGGGGATCGTCCTGCAATGGCCAGGCCGTGTCCGAGGTGCGGCTGctgccgccgcggccgccgcgccgccgcctgCTCGGCTTCCTGCCGCTGTGGCTGCGGCGCGGCAACAGCATCTTCCCCGGGGAGCCCGTGCCGAAAATCAAAGTGAGCAAAACCTCGGGCTCGTCCGCCGGTGAGAGGAAGCCACGAGTGAAGGACAAGCACCTCCTGCAGCCGCCGCAGTGGAGGTACAAGGCgctgaaggaggagaagaaagcGGCCGAGGAGGCCaagaagggggagaaggagaaggagaaggagaagaagaagaaaaagaaaaagaaaggctaG